The Synechocystis sp. PCC 7509 genome includes a window with the following:
- a CDS encoding AbrB/MazE/SpoVT family DNA-binding domain-containing protein, which produces MGASIRTRIVKIGNSQGVRIPKLLLEQSGIHTEVEIEVQGDFLTIRTASPRTGWEEAFAAMANKQDDVLLDEVNTTDWDRVEWEW; this is translated from the coding sequence ATGGGCGCATCTATTAGAACCCGAATTGTTAAAATTGGCAACTCTCAAGGTGTTCGTATTCCTAAGCTCCTCTTGGAACAAAGCGGTATTCATACAGAAGTTGAAATCGAAGTGCAGGGCGACTTTTTAACTATTCGCACAGCTTCGCCACGAACTGGATGGGAAGAAGCCTTTGCTGCGATGGCTAACAAACAGGATGATGTTCTTCTAGATGAAGTTAACACCACCGATTGGGATCGAGTTGAATGGGAATGGTAG
- a CDS encoding BrnA antitoxin family protein, with translation MKAEYDFNQAKRGAIIPQTGKTRITIYIDDDVLETFRERSDSAGKGYQTMMNEALRQYLEKVKQPLDEETLRRVIQEELRAAR, from the coding sequence ATGAAAGCGGAATATGATTTTAACCAAGCCAAACGGGGTGCTATCATTCCCCAAACAGGTAAAACTCGCATCACAATTTATATTGATGACGATGTGTTAGAAACTTTCCGAGAACGGAGTGACTCTGCTGGTAAAGGCTATCAAACTATGATGAATGAGGCTTTGCGGCAGTATCTAGAAAAAGTAAAACAGCCCCTAGACGAAGAAACACTACGCCGAGTTATTCAAGAGGAACTGCGCGCAGCGAGATAA
- a CDS encoding GNAT family N-acetyltransferase, producing the protein MVEIRPIQEHQIEQAKQVVTSVCLDVWQDILTEEDVKCYDSMSDIEQMRSHYFGNGGMFLVLVDNERVVGTGGIRKLNDEICELKRMWFLKAYRGQGWGWKMAQMLFDFARQVGYQKVRLDLVNEERQPQALKLYRRLSFYPIERYNDSPCNIFMEKFLESVQE; encoded by the coding sequence ATGGTTGAGATTAGACCAATTCAAGAGCATCAGATTGAACAAGCCAAGCAGGTTGTTACCTCCGTATGTCTGGATGTTTGGCAAGATATTCTGACTGAAGAAGATGTGAAGTGTTATGATTCAATGTCTGATATTGAGCAGATGCGATCGCACTATTTTGGCAACGGTGGGATGTTTTTGGTGCTAGTGGACAACGAGCGGGTTGTTGGTACTGGGGGAATCCGAAAACTCAATGACGAAATCTGTGAACTTAAACGGATGTGGTTTCTCAAAGCGTATCGAGGACAGGGCTGGGGCTGGAAAATGGCTCAAATGCTCTTCGATTTTGCAAGACAGGTCGGTTATCAAAAAGTGAGGCTTGACCTCGTAAATGAGGAGCGGCAACCCCAAGCACTCAAACTTTACAGAAGGCTTAGTTTTTATCCGATTGAGAGGTACAACGATAGTCCATGCAATATTTTTATGGAGAAGTTTTTAGAGTCTGTGCAAGAGTAG
- a CDS encoding DUF5615 family PIN-like protein → MKLLLDENLSDRIIHKIVDLYPDSDHVKTLALTNTDDALIWEYAKANGFVIVSKDSDFHQRSLLYGYPPKFIYLGIGNNPTSKIVQILRDTFDTISQFESSETESILVLT, encoded by the coding sequence GTGAAGCTTCTATTGGATGAAAACTTGTCAGACCGAATTATTCACAAGATTGTCGATTTGTATCCTGATTCCGATCATGTCAAAACGTTAGCTCTGACCAATACTGACGATGCACTGATTTGGGAATATGCAAAGGCGAATGGTTTTGTGATTGTTTCCAAAGATTCTGACTTTCATCAGCGCAGTTTACTCTACGGCTATCCACCTAAGTTTATTTATCTTGGCATCGGCAACAATCCAACATCAAAAATTGTTCAGATTTTGAGAGATACCTTTGACACAATCTCTCAATTTGAAAGTAGTGAAACGGAAAGTATTTTGGTTTTGACCTAG
- a CDS encoding type II toxin-antitoxin system PemK/MazF family toxin, translated as MGMVVNRFDVFLVNLDPTVGSEIQKTRPWVVISPDEMNRYIGTVIIAPMTTKGKIYPTRVVCQFQGKDGQIVLDQIRTIDKTRLIEKLGQISQEEQKAVLDTLAEIFAE; from the coding sequence ATGGGAATGGTAGTCAATCGTTTCGATGTTTTTCTAGTTAATCTTGACCCCACTGTTGGCAGTGAAATTCAGAAGACACGACCCTGGGTTGTGATTTCACCAGACGAGATGAACCGTTATATTGGGACGGTGATAATTGCTCCAATGACGACAAAAGGAAAGATATACCCTACTCGTGTTGTTTGTCAGTTTCAGGGTAAGGATGGGCAAATTGTTCTAGATCAAATCCGCACAATAGATAAAACCCGACTGATTGAAAAGCTCGGACAGATTAGTCAAGAGGAGCAAAAAGCGGTTCTTGACACCTTGGCTGAGATATTTGCTGAGTAA
- a CDS encoding DUF433 domain-containing protein, which translates to MNYQHIITIEPGKRSGKPCIRGMRITVYDILEYLAGGMTEAEILEDFSELTSEDIKACLAFAADREKKLFVASL; encoded by the coding sequence ATGAACTACCAACACATCATTACAATTGAGCCTGGAAAGCGCAGTGGCAAGCCGTGTATTCGGGGAATGAGAATTACTGTGTATGACATCTTAGAATATTTAGCAGGTGGCATGACCGAAGCAGAAATTCTGGAAGATTTTTCGGAACTCACTTCAGAAGACATCAAGGCTTGTCTTGCTTTTGCGGCTGACCGTGAGAAAAAGTTATTTGTGGCATCACTGTGA